A window from Centropristis striata isolate RG_2023a ecotype Rhode Island chromosome 4, C.striata_1.0, whole genome shotgun sequence encodes these proteins:
- the treh gene encoding trehalase, with protein sequence MYKLVLFFFSSAALFACLNGAFPPPCDSEIYCTGPLLHQVQKAKLFDDDKYFVDMKLRETPDVVLSAFRNLSNESPNPTVPLGKLQEFLRAYFEKPGTEFESWTPPDWHDKPKFLEGIADRELRAWAEKIHTLWKSLGRKIRIDVKDHPELYSQIYTPHPVVVPGGRFRELYYWDSYWVINGLLLSEMTDTAHGMIQNFLYLVNRYGFIPNGGRIYYERRSQPPFLTLMVESYYQATKDKEFLRAALPALEQEYRFWMENRSVTVQVNGAEHVLNRYHVLVGLPRPESYTDDLELAEGLTDDGKEQLWMELKAGAESGWDFTSRWYVNGDIHNNATLRETSTSHFLPTDLNALLCLNEKTLASFHRILGDGDSAALFDQAAARRRGAIEAVMWDAERGAWFDYNLMTHSKHFEFYPSNLAPVWAHCYSGPEMGEKAVQYLKGSGALKFPNGVPTSLRESGQQWDYPNAWPPLQHMLIDGLSKLPSEDAKQLAFDLAQRWIKTNWVAYTKYEAMFEKYDVNGDGRPGGGGEYEVQLGFGWTNGVALQLLDQYGATLTAGSRRVSSGLLLPLVISAAHMLQ encoded by the exons ATGTACAAGTTGGTGCTATTTTTCTTTTCGTCAGCGGCTCTTTTCGCCTGTCTAAATGGCGCTTTTCCACCACCGTGTGACAG TGAAATATACTGCACCGGGCCTCTCTTGCATCAGGTACAGAAAGCTAAACTGTTTGATGATGACAAATACTTTGTTGACATGAAGCTGAGGGAAACTCCTG ATGTAGTTTTATCTGCTTTTCGCAACCTTTCAAATGAATCCCCAAACCCCACTGTCCCGCTTGGCAAACTGCAGGAGTTCCTCAGGGCTTACTTTGAGAAACCGGGGACAGAGTTTGAGTCATGGACGCCGCCAGACTGGCATGACAA GCCAAAGTTCCTTGAAGGAATAGCGGACCGAGAACTACGTGCCTGGGCTGAAAAGATCCATACTCTATGGAAGTCTCTCGGCAGAAAG ATCCGCATCGATGTTAAAGATCACCCAGAGCTCTACTCGCAGATATACACCCCACATCCCGTTGTTGTGCCAGGGGGCCGCTTCAGGGAGCTCTACTATTG GGACTCCTACTGGGTCATCAACGGGCTCCTGCTGTCAGAGATGACAGACACGGCCCACGGGATGATTCAAAACTTCCTCTACCTTGTCAACAG ATATGGCTTCATTCCAAATGGTGGGCGGATTTACTATGAAAGGCGCAGTCAGCCTCCATTTCTCACTCTAATGGTGGAGAGCTACTATCAAGCAACCAAGGATAAAGAGTTCCTCAG AGCAGCTTTACCAGCTCTGGAGCAGGAGTACCGATTCTGGATGGAGAACCGTTCTGTGACGGTCCAAGTAAACGGTGCAGAGCATGTACTGAACCGCTACCATGTGCTGGTGGGCCTGCCCAG GCCTGAATCCTACACGGATGATCTGGAATTAGCTGAGGGACTCACTGATG ATGGTAAAGAGCAGCTGTGGATGGAACTGAAAGCGGGAGCAGAGTCTGGCTGGGACTTCACATCCCGCTGGTATGTAAACGGTGACATCCACAACAACGCGACCCTCAGGGAGACCAGCACCAGTCACTTCCTCCCCACTGACCTCAACGCTCTGCTCTGCCTCAATGAGAAGACTCTTGCTTCATTTCACAGAATACTGG GTGACGGTGACTCAGCAGCACTGTTTGACCAGGCTGCAGCCCGCAGACGGGGGGCCATAGAGGCTGTGATGTGGGATGCTGAGAGGGGAGCCTGGTTTGACTACAACCTGATGACGCACTCCAAACACTTTGAGTTTTACCCCTCCAACCTGGCACCTGTTTGGGCACACTGCTATTCTGGGCCTGAGATGGGAGAGAAGGCAGTGCAGTATCTAAAG GGGAGTGGTGCTCTCAAGTTCCCCAATGGAGTCCCAACATCGCTGAGGGAGTCTGGGCAGCAGTGGGACTATCCTAATGCATGGCCTCCTTTACAACACATGCTCATCGATG GTTTATCCAAACTGCCTTCAGAGGATGCTAAACAACTAGCATTTGATTTAGCCCAGCGTTGGATTAAGACAAACTGGGTGGCATACACAAAGTATGAAGCCATGTTTGAAAAG TATGATGTGAACGGCGATGGCAgacctggtggtggaggagaatATGAAGTTCAG CTTGGTTTCGGCTGGACCAATGGCGTGGCCCTGCAGCTCCTGGACCAGTATGGGGCGACTCTCACCGCAGGAAGCAGACGAGTGTCTTCTGGCCTCCTGCTGCCTCTGGTCATCTCAGCCGCTCACATGCTTCAGTGA